The following proteins are encoded in a genomic region of Vulpes vulpes isolate BD-2025 chromosome X, VulVul3, whole genome shotgun sequence:
- the LOC112929934 gene encoding histone H2A-Bbd type 1-like, whose protein sequence is MTGERGHGHSRRPRRHGMSRSRRAELQFPVSRVDRLLREGHYAHRLSSSTPVFLAGILEYLTSNILELAGQEARNSHKMRITPEHLQKALGNNQYLSQLFEENTYSQGDGMAQARKWSGPGTGSDSRI, encoded by the coding sequence ATGACTGGAGAAAGAGGCCACGGGCATTCCCGTAGACCGAGGAGGCACGGCATGTCCCGCTCCAGAAGAGCCGAGCTGCAGTTCCCCGTCAGCCGCGTGGACCGCCTCCTGCGCGAGGGTCACTACGCCCACCGCTTAAGCTCGTCCACACCTGTGTTCCTGGCCGGCATCCTAGAGTACCTGACATCCAACATCCTGGAGCTCGCGGGCCAGGAGGCCCGCAACAGCCACAAGATGCGCATCACTCCTGAGCACCTGCAGAAGGCCCTGGGCAACAACCAGTACCTGAGCCAACTCTTTGAGGAGAACACCTACTCCCAGGGGGATGGGATGGCCCAGGCCAGGAAGTGGTCAGGCCCGGGCACCGGGTCCGACAGCCGCATCTAG